The sequence tggcaaaattttaaacatattaagcaagaggaaaaggcaaaatatGAAGGGAAAGGGTATATAATATCCTGGTATAGTAACAAAGTAGTTTTGACTTAGAGACTCAGTGAGAGAGTCTTGGGCAAGTGATCCCTAGTACTGCTTTGATAACTGCTTCTTTATGTTGTTATGAATACATGGGTCTTCTGAAGAATTGTAACTCACAGATGAAGGCTGTATAGGAAGGTTAAAAAGTAAAGTGTAGAAAAGACAAAGGagcatatttcaaaatataatttcatagaAAATGCAGGAATATTGGAAAGCATTTCCTTCTTGTACTGCTATTACAGTTCATGGGAGAGAAGATTAAATTACAATCTGAAGACTTGATCATTTCTGTTACTGTATTTTTTgtgaaaaaattcaaatgtttttattattactgtttttttgggttttttggtttttttttttttcatttgctggcAACTTTTTTGTATGTACTGTAATGTATACCACGCTTACTTAAGTGGTGTGGTAAAATTGTAAAGGCACCCAGGCTTTGGGCGTAAATAGACTTGTGTTCAAATTCTGTGTGTTTTATGAGGCTTgtaccttgggcaagttactaatCTGTTTTCCTTAGAATGGGGTTTGTGTTaacttcatagggttgttatgCAGATCAAATATTTATGTAAAGGTCTTGATTACAGCGCATTAGTATTTATGTCCAGCCTCCAATTCACAGAAGTCGAGCCAGCCCCTTTTTCTACTTTGCCTCTCATGTACATTTAATCAAATGAGAGAGAAACATAAGCTTATAAACATAAATCATAATAGCAAACATAAAATAGAGCCTTTTACTTATTCCAATTTGGAGTCATcgattatttgtacttttttcctAGTCAAAGTAAACAAATATGGAGATACTTGGGATGAGTGAAAAATTGCATCATTTGGACCTACGGAAGGAGTTTGAATATCCAGCTTCATCTGGGTGATCATGAACATCTGCATGCTTTGAGCTCAGCAGCAGTCTTCATAAACACATTTAAACCTAGAACCTGGGGTTTTGTGGTTTGGCTTATTAAAGTGATGTTTCGAAAATACAGACTTTAATGTTAATATTGTGTGAATGTATTCATTTTGGGAAACTCTGAATGATTGAAATAACACCATGATTGTACACAATTagtgaaattgttttaaattataggaCAAGGCTACTCTGTTATAAAACTATCAAGAGAGTGTAATACTCTGGAATCACCttatatggaaataaatatgCTACCTGCATGTTGaattggggtgggaggggggaagcaAGCGTTAAACTTTACAtcagaaattattaaaaagcCTTTCTCTGGTGTTTGCTGTATTCTCTTAATGTCTgtggtaaataaaatataaaggtacATGCATCGTTATtgattttctggttttcttgttTGCAGTCCATTTAAGTACAATTATAACTAAGTAGTGTTTTGGAGGGATAGGAAATAAAGTCATCTGACCATTTAATAATATGATGAATGTAACTGATGTAAATAATCCAACATATAATGAATAGCTCAATGTCTTAAAAAAGCATTGTTTGAAAAATTTGCATATTCCAGGGGAATAAAAATTTGGCAAACTTTACCCACTAGTGACCTAATATTTGTTTCTGGTTcagatgaatggaaaatgaaattGTGGTCTCATCTAAATTACACTTATTTGTGTTATATTTCTACCACAAACCTAGTGTTTGATTAGCTACTGTTGCAGCTTCTTCCCAGACTTTGTGGGAAGTAACAATCACTGTTGGTTTTTTATGCATCAGGAAAGATTCAAGAGAGTGATTTTTGAAACTGCAGAATGCCTTTCCAGACTCAGAAAACAGGTTTTGTCTATGTCTTGGCATAGAAAGGATTCAGCAAGAGGCAGAGTGACAGGTAAGGAAAGAGTGTGTCAGTATACAACACTTGTGAGATGCAGGTGGGCAGGCAAGAAAGGGCTGCCCTGATAACTTAATGGGCTGcgtttttataatccaaggaaaagTGTGAGGGGGAGAAGTCCCCCTTCCTTAATCCTCCAGTCTTTCATCATTAACTCCTGCATGTTGGGCAGGGGAGTCTGACTCTATACAGTTCAGCCAGGATGTTACGCTATTCAGACCAGAAGGATGGTAACTTAAAATAGGGTAGATCTCAGGTGTTGGTATGTCACCTTTCCCCTACATTTCTGCTCTTAGGTTGTGGTTTTATAATGTACAGTGTTCATGGTAGGCGTCCAAATCTTTGTTAGCGGAAGGATGGTTTTgaaggatttattattttatatttatgattttattataaaatacaaacCTCAAATAGTAGTTTGGGGAATTccattcctggctcagtggttaacaaacccaactaggatccatgaggatgtagctttgatccctggccttgctcagtggcttaaggatcccacattgttgtggctttggcatgggctggcagctgtagctccaattcgacccttagcctgggaattgcccgagggtgcagacctgaaaagcaaaaaaaaaaaaaggtttggattATTATAAAGAGATTCATCTCTAGATGTGGGTGGGGCAAGAAAGAGGGCCGGGAATGGGAAAGTGATAAAACAGGAGGGACCTGAGAGAAAAGTTAATGACGGTAgggaaagaaatagcaaaaaaggatCTCCCTGAATGAGATTTTGAAAGTCAGGGCTGTCCCCACAGACCTTATGACTTGGAAGCCCCGAAATGGCTTCATTCACTGATTCCACAGATATTTTTCAGTACCTATAATACAGAAGGCAATACGATAGAAGAAACAAACACATTCATGCATAAGATAGTCCCTGCTGTCAAAGAGGTAAATGAACTGAAAGATACATAAGACACAAAACTGAAACAATGCCCCTTTAGAATTCAGGGGCAGATTGTAGTAAGGAACCCACTCTTATCTCTCCTTGTATGTAGGCTTTTTGTCATGTGATTGTGCATTTCCTTCCCACTGTGAGTGGGGTATATGGAACCATCTCTTGACCTTGGGCCAGACCATATGAGGCAGAATGTGAGGCAGAAATGAGGTGTGCTAGTTCTAAATTTAGGCCTAAATAGACCTGTGTGTTCCCATCTAGGTCTCTATGATCATAAGAACATGCCTGGTAGTAGTTACAGAGTTAGAGCCCCATAATAAACCTCTTACTCTACCATTCAGAGCAATTCTGCCTTTCTATCAAACTCCAATACAGAAACtgggcagctgctgtaacaaaaaccTGAAACATGTGACATTGGTTTGGGAAACAAGAGGCAGATGGATACTGGCAGCACCTTGAGCAGGTTGTAAGTGAAAACCTAAAGGGCCTGGAGGAGGGTGTTACAGAAGCCTAAGGAGCTTCCAAAGTGGCTGTCAAGAagggaatacaggagttcccgtcgtggtgcagtggaaatgagtccgcctaggaaccatgaggttcgatccctggcctcactcagtgggttaaggatctggcgttgccgtgagctgtggtgtaggtcgcagacaaggctcggatctggcgttgctgtggctgtgggataggctggcagctgtagctccgattagacccctagcctgggaacctccgtatgccatgggtgcggccctaaaaagacaaaagagggaaTACAGGAAAGGAAAATGTTATTGGAAGAGACTGTGTAGTAGAGCTTAGCAAAACTGTTACCTGcggtaaaatggaaaataaaactacctaaaAAAATCTAATCTAGTCACAATTTCTGGGCAGTGCTGAGTGccacctggcttttttttttttttttttatcatgaaagtacTGTTTCTTATGCACTTAGGACCACCTTGGTGATGACTGCTAGCAACTGCTAAACGCTAACAGACCAATGCTGCTCCTTTAATGTCTTCCTGCAAAACCCTGCTTCCTGATATATACAACAGATAATGCAGCAAACTCTTCAAGATTTCTTGGATGAcattgcagctttttttttctttattgattttctttcacaCTAAGATCACTGTGATaaactacttcaataaaaaacttATCCACTTAGGAAGATCAGAGCACAAACCATAAACCCAGTGGAAGTCAGAAGGACTATGAAGCTGTCAGCAATAAAAACAGTGTTCCCTTTCAACAGTAATAGCTTCATCTTTTCCCACTACTgagatgctgattttttttttttccttttagggcctcacccacggcatacagaggttcccaggctaggggcccaattggagctgcagctgccagcctacaccacagccacagcaacacaggatccgagccgtgtctgcgacacgtatatgtatttgtgtgtgtgtgtgtgtgtataaaagtgGTGACACATATATCTAAATAATTTTCCTGAGAAAATGCAAAGATGCAAGAGACGTTTTCAGATAGGGCTCAGACAACGTGTCACAAGACGAAAGGTCCCCAGTGGCAGAATTTGTTTTCATTCCAAAAACCTAGCAGGAGACTAGGAATTCAACGCTTGGGGTTGGATTGGCTGCTTCGAGCTCACTTGGAGCCCTGAGCTCTATCTACCATTCTCTGATTAATTCTTCCAGTGATTCCTTCCAGAAATATGTAAACTGTTCCTTGGGAGGAGGGATGTTTTGGGAAGCTGTTTATTCTTTCAGGCCACCAGCAGAATATAAAAGAACCCAGTTCCTGAGTGCTGACCATGAGCATGTACCCATTAGCTAAGCACATAACCTAAAACTACGGGTTCTTCTAAAACTTTACCATACTGATAAGCCAGTCACCGGATCACCAAGAGGACATGATTCATACTGTGACTCCTTCAAGTGAAATACTTTTCATTAGGTTCAAAAATGTTGGCCCCTATGTTTTAGAAAGCACTTGTCATAGACGCAATCTTTCTCGCTTTGTATTTTAACCTCCATACGTGTTGGTTTTCCTCGAGGCATGACTTCCCAAGTTTCTCGACATTCATTCCTGTCTTCTATCTGAGATCTTAAAACCTgaacaaaaacagaatgaaagaatgGATGGGGGAATGGATGGATAAGAGAAGACTCtaaattctttttcaattttttattaaagcgcAGTCGATATACACCATTgcgtcaacttctgctgtacagcaaagtgacccagttgtacatatatacacattcgtttcctcatattatcttccattatgttctatcacaagggattgggtatagttccccgtgctgtacaataggacctcattgcttagccattctaaatgtaacagtatgcatctactaatctcaaactcccagcccatcccacttcctcccccttccccttggcaaccacaagtctcttctccatgtctgcgaATCTgcttctgttctatagataggttcatttgtgccatatattagatttcacaaataatggtatttgtctttctcattctgaactacttcactcagtataagaatctctagttgcatccatgttgctgcaaatggcattctttcattcttttttatggctgagtagtattccaccatgTATATGCACCgcatctttttaattaaattcttttACTTAGCTGTAAGCAAGTTAAACTGCAACATAATTTCTTTTGGTGTGTGAATATTCCCAAGATAGTCTTAAATAGCAGAAAAACATGTAATGATCAATTGAGAATCAACAGGAAAGCATTTCAGGAGAGAGAATCACAATGTTTCTGTTCCATTataagtatattattttaaagtatacttgaCATTTTAGAGGTGTAAAAATTCAGAGATTTTTAGAAACTTCAAAACCCATAGACAGTATTTAGGAAGCTGAGGGCTGTGAACTTCCCTCCTCACTTAATCCATGCTTTATTTTACATTCCTCACAGGTAAGCAGGCAGTGCCTAGAATAGAAGCAAAAATGGTGGTTGGTACTTTGACATTGAAAGCTCTAGTCTGAACACAGTATTATTTAGAGATATTTTCTAAGCTAAAGTTGTAAAgcctaatgtttttcttttttggccacacaccaATACATGGAGTTCTCGGGCCAGGTATCAGAGCAGAgctatagttgtgacctaagctgcagctgtggcaacgctggatctttaacccactgttctgagctggggattgaatctgcatcccagcactcccaagataccGCCAATccacagtgggatctccaagCCTAATTTTCTTCAGGCATAACAGGAGCTGTCCCCTAGTTTCAGACTCCCTGAATTTCATCCACAAAAGGCCCACAGTGATCTTCTTGTTTGATGTGGTTTTCACCATGTCATATTGCCTCTCAAACAGAAGCCACTGTGACAAGTGAGGGGTCTTTAGAGAAATGTGTCCCAAGACTAGTCCTATAATACCATGGTAGAAATAGCTattatttactgagtatttactgTGTGTCATaaacaatcatttctttttttttttttgtcttttgtctttgttgttgttgttgttgttgctatttcttgggccgctcccgcggcatatggaggttcctgggctaggggttgaatcggagctgtagccaccggcctacgccagagccacagcaacgcaggatccgagccgcgtctacaacctacaccacagctcacggcaacgccggatcctcaacccactgagcaagggcagggaccgaacccgcaacctcatggttcctagttggattcgttaaccactgcgccacgaggggaactccaacaatcaTTTCTATTCCTTACGACACTCCATGAAAATGATTCTGATCATCATTTTatacagacaagaaaactgaagattcaaaagttaaagaaactcaaccaaggtcacacagcttcgTAAGTAAGCAGCTAGAACTGCTTTTGAACCCAGAGACTCTAACAGCAGAGGTGATGCTGCTGACTCCCATGTCCTACGGCATCCCCTAATGAGAATCACAATTTATATTAATGGTGTAAAGGCTATTACACTAAAGAACTAAAGAAGTCCTGTACTAAAGAGCCCTGTTTAAATTTGTGTAACCCCGAGATGGTAAAAACCGTGATTAAGGCATCCTTTAGAGACTTGCACAATGCCTtgaacatagtaggtgcttccAGAATGTTTGCTGAGCAAAAGGAATAGGTAACTAAGTTTAATCATAAAtaattggagttctcattgtggctcagggggttataaacccaactgctatccatgaggatacaggtttgatccctggccttgctcagtgggttaaggatccagcgtagctatgagctgtgatgtagggtcgcagacatggctcagattcctcattgctgtgactgtggtgtaggttggcagccgtagctccaattcgacccctacctagcctggggacttccatgtgtcacaggtgtagccctaaaaaaaaaaaagaaaaaaattatcattgaaaTTGAATAGCAGCAACTCAAACTTGGAAGTTATTTTCCAACATATGAATGTTAAAACTGTTTAATACTATAAATGGTGAATGAtcttttgtttacttgttttttgtttttgtttttttggccatgcctatggcatttgaaagttcctggggcagggactgaacccatgccatggcagctacccaagccattgcaatgacaacactggatccttaacccactgtgccacaagggaacgccatTGTTTACTTTCTAATAATTATCTTTAGTACAATCCCTCAGTCAGACAGAGTACACACCTGTTATGCCCTGGACCAAAACCAGCGCCACGCAGCTGACCTTCAAAGGAATGGAATTTACTCTGGCACACTCTTATGTACGATGCCTTTCCAAGGCCAAATCCCAAGATACCAGCAACTGTAAAAGCAGGTTAGGAAAGATAAGTCATTTAAAGGTTTGGAATCTCCTCCTTTAATTATCTTTTAGAACTTGATTAGCAATagtaatttttcttcaaaaggaCCTTGATAAGTCAATGAACAAAAGCTCTGGAAATGAAGCACCCTATTAAAGAACAGGATTAAGCAGGATTAAGAACTGGAGACTTTTCGACCTCTTCAggtttttttcggttttttttatttttgtctttttaggaccacaccggaggcatgtggaggttcccaggctgagcaTTAGGGATTTCGCTTAGTCCTCTTTAAAGCCTGGgcgggagttccttttgtggattagcagttaacgaactggactaggatccatgaggatttgggtttgatcccttgccccactcagtgggttaaggatctgtcattgccgtgagctgtggtgtaggttgaagatgcagttcacattcgacccccagccttggaacttccatatactgtgggtgtggccctaaaatagacaaacaaacaaaaccagaacaaaacattcatttatttatgtccgttatggaaaatatttggaaaagactGAGAAAGAGTCTCAGTCTTTCTCAGTCtcaaaaagaagagaattaaaaTCCCTAGTGGCCTATCATTCAGAGGCTCTGCTGTCAGTGTCCTTTAGAACATCCTGCCAGGCCCTCTTCgtccaagcttttttttttaatggccgcacccgaggcatatggtggttcccaggctaggggtcagatcagagctgtagctgctggtctacaccacagccacagcaacacaggatctaagccatgtctgcaacctacaccacagctcacagcaatactggatttttaatcccactgagtgaggacagagattgaacctgcatcctcaaggatgctagtcagatttgtttccgctgagccacgacaggaactcccatccaggCTTTAAAGAGGACCAAAAGCTTAGCTTTCTATCAGAAAATGTTGAAGGAACTAAAACCTGTAATGTGGCAAAAAACAGAGACTGGCTTTTCAGAGAGTCAATGCAGGCAGTCTGGCTAACCTGCCATTCTTATCTCCAGTTGCTATAaacatctgctttttaaaaattttgtctttgacttacgtGCAACTTTAGGCAATGATCCAAACCTTGGGTTAGCTGCCAAATAACCTAAGAAGTAATGTATAAATACAGTATTAATTCAGTTTATaacttaattaaatttataaagtaaaaagaagtcttcaaaatgtgggtttttttttttttttttttttactgttttaggactgcacccttggcatatagaaattcccaggctaggggtggaatgggagctacagccgccggcctctgccacagccacagccacaccaggtctgagTAGCATCTGAAAACTATGCCGCAGCtcaatggcaacaccggatccttaacccactgagcgaggccagggattgaacccgtgtccttgtggaCTAGTTAGGTTTGTGCtgaactacaacgggaactccatgggcctcttttataagagcactaacCCTATGCATGAAGGCTTCACTCTTATGACCTAATCACCTACaaaagccccacctcctaataccatcaccctGGGCTTTAGGATCCCAGTATGTGAATGGGGAGGGGCACAAATATTCAGACCGCAGCACAGGGCTAAATCCAGGGGTCAGCAGAGCTGATTCCTTCCTTCTGGAGCTCTGAGGTTTCTTGcctttctagcttctagaggccacttgTTCCTTGCCTCATGGTCGCTTTCTCCACCTCCAAAGTCCATAATGTTGAGCTGAGTCCTTCTCAAACTACCATCTCTTTGGTTCTATCTGCTGATCCACTCTCACTTtcaagaaaccttttttttttgtctttttgccttttctagggcggcacctgggacatatggaggttcccaggct comes from Phacochoerus africanus isolate WHEZ1 chromosome 10, ROS_Pafr_v1, whole genome shotgun sequence and encodes:
- the OCIAD2 gene encoding OCIA domain-containing protein 2 — translated: MAAVSTDGNQDKAPHLPPLSKQSLLFCPKSKLHIHRAEISKIIRECQEESFWKRALPFSLVSMLVTQGLVHQGYLAANPRFGSLPKVALAGILGFGLGKASYIRVCQSKFHSFEGQLRGAGFGPGHNRHCLLTCEECKIKHGLSEEGSSQPSAS